Proteins co-encoded in one Arachis stenosperma cultivar V10309 chromosome 7, arast.V10309.gnm1.PFL2, whole genome shotgun sequence genomic window:
- the LOC130940824 gene encoding oxygen-evolving enhancer protein 2, chloroplastic-like, whose protein sequence is MASTQCFLHHHALTTSTRASSQRQVVCTKPNHVVCKAQKQDYDDASASVSRRLALTVLIGSAAIASKVSPADAAYGEAANVFGKPKTNTDFLVYNGDGFKISIPSKWNPSKEVEYPGQILRYEDNFDSTSNLVVTVTPTDKKSITDYGSPEEFLSQVDYLLGKQAFFGETQAEGGFDANVVATANILESSTPVIDGKQYYFLSVLTRTADGDEGGKHQLIRATVKDGKLYICKAQAGDKRWFKGARRFVENAASSFSVA, encoded by the exons ATGGCTTCCACCCAATGTTTTTTGCACCACCATGCACTCACAACTTCAACAAGAGCCTCATCACAACGCCAAGTAGTGTGCACAAAGCCAAACCATGTTGTATGCAAGGCTCAGAAGCAAGATTATGATGATGCCTCAGCCTCTGTGTCTCGTAGGTTGGCTCTAACTGTTCTTATTGGTTCTGCTGCTATTGCTTCTAAGGTCTCACCTGCTGATGCTGCCTATGGAGAAGCTG CCAATGTGTTTGGAAAGCCAAAGACTAACACAGACTTCCTAGTATACAATGGCGACGGATTCAAAATTTCGATCCCTTCAAAGTGGAACCCGAGCAAAGAGGTCGAGTACCCGGGTCAAATTCTTAGATATGAGGACAACTTTGATTCAACCAGCAATTTGGTTGTCACAGTTACTCCAACTGATAAGAAGTCCATCACTGACTATGGTTCCCCTGAGGAGTTCCTTTCTCAG GTGGATTACTTGCTTGGGAAACAAGCTTTCTTTGGGGAGACTCAAGCTGAG GGTGGTTTCGACGCGAATGTTGTAGCCACAGCTAACATCTTAGAGAGTTCAACACCAGTGATTGATGGGAAACAGTACTACTTTCTATCTGTCTTGACAAGGACTGCTGATGGAGACGAAGGCGGCAAGCATCAACTGATCAGAGCAACCGTTAAAGATGGAAAACTATACATCTGTAAGGCTCAAGCCGGAGACAAGAGGTGGTTCAAGGGAGCTAGAAGATTCGTTGAGAACGCCGCGAGTTCCTTCAGTGTTGCTTGA
- the LOC130941820 gene encoding transcription factor PIF4 yields the protein MMNNNSTIPGWNFESDACVINQKSPIGLDQDLVELLWKNGQVVLSSQTQRKPVQKSDASSTLRNGVHCGNSSSNLSQQEDETASWIQYQVEDHPMGQELCSSNLLSQLTPCEVEAYKPIKQLEEPKFAKFATPNANLSPQQQNNNTKPINPMPAPRFQVAPDSSNQKTNDFVGGSSSSQKVPKFSHHFSAPAQQKFREKVSGNNNVLQSEGRECSVMTVGSSHCGSNNIIPQEQDTTFSEAVKDCVQRSVPNWSNNKGKSSEMIEATVTSSSGGSGSSLGKTTCSLSTGNHLSLKRKITDADESEEQSEATEPKSGVGNKTSQRSGSSRRNRAAEVHNLSERRRRDRINEKMRTLQQLIPNSNKTDKASMLEEAIEYLKSLQLQLQVMWMGAGMTPVMFPGIQHYMSQMSAMGMAAASQPSLPSMQNPMQIPRMPLDQSNMPSTVSLPHHQTPSNQALMCQNPVLGAFNYQNHQMQNPCLADQYARYMAYHHLMQTASQPMNVFGYGSQAVQQSQTMMPPSNNNGTMNVAPNFEDAITAKMGTSTFQQLNNN from the exons ATGATGAACAACAACAGCACTATTCCTGGTTGGAACTTTGAGAGTGATGCCTGTGTCATCAATCAAAAGAGTCCAATAGG GCTGGACCAAGATCTTGTAGAGCTTCTATGGAAAAATGGGCAAGTAGTATTGAGCAGCCAAACACAAAGGAAACCAGTTCAGAAAAGTGATGCATCATCAACATTAAGGAATGGTGTTCATTGTGGAAACTCAAGTAGTAATTTGAGTCAACAAGAAGATGAGACAGCTTCATGGATTCAATACCAAGTTGAGGATCATCCAATGGGACAAGAGCTTTGCTCATCAAATCTTTTATCTCAATTGACACCTTGTGAAGTTGAGGCTTACAAGCCAATCAAGCAATTGGAAGAACCAAAGTTTGCAAAATTTGCTACCCCAAATGCAAATTTAAGTCcacaacaacaaaacaacaatacAAAACCAATAAATCCTATGCCTGCTCCAAGATTCCAGGTTGCTCCTGATTCATCTAATCAGAAAACCAATGACTTTGTTGGtggatcatcatcatcacaaaAGGTTCCAAAGTTTTCTCATCATTTTTCAGCACCCGCACAACAAAAGTTTAGGGAGAAAGTTAGTGGTAACAATAATGTGCTACAAAGTGAGGGTAGGGAGTGTTCAGTTATGACAGTTGGATCAAGTCACTGTGGCAGCAACAACATCATCCCTCAGGAACAAGATACTACTTTCTCTGAAGCAGTTAAAGACTGTGTTCAGAGAAGTGTTCCTAATTGGAGTAACAATAAGGGGAAGTCTTCAGAGATGATTGAGGCAACTGTGACTTCATCCTCTGGTGGCTCAGGTAGTAGTCTTGGAAAGACTACTTGTTCTTTATCAACAGGAAATCATCTTAGCCTAAAGAGGAAAATCACAGATGCAGATGAATCAGAAGAACAAAGTGAG GCCACAGAGCCTAAATCAGGTGTTGGAAACAAAACATCTCAGAGATCAGGATCTTCTAGAAGAAACCGTGCAGCAGAAGTGCATAACCTATCTGAAAGG AGAAGAAGAGACAGGATCAATGAGAAAATGAGAACACTCCAACAACTCATACCAAACAGTAATAAG ACAGACAAAGCATCAATGCTAGAAGAGGCAATTGAATACTTGAAGTCACTTCAGTTACAGCTTCAG GTAATGTGGATGGGAGCAGGGATGACACCAGTGATGTTTCCTGGGATTCAGCATTACATGTCACAAATGAGTGCAATGGGAATGGCTGCAGCATCACAACCTTCTCTTCCTTCTATGCAAAATCCAATGCAAATACCAAGAATGCCCCTTGACCAATCCAACATGCCTTCTACTGTGTCTCTGCCTCATCATCAAACACCTTCAAACCAGGCTTTGATGTGCCAAAATCCAGTTTTGGGTGCATTTAATTACCAAAATCATCAGATGCAAAATCCATGCCTTGCAGACCAATATGCACGTTACATGGCTTATCATCATCTCATGCAAACTGCATCTCAG CCAATGAATGTATTTGGATATGGTTCCCAGGCTGTTCAGCAGAGTCAAACAATGATGCCACCCAGCAATAACAATGGGACCATGAATGTTGCACCTAATTTTGAAGATGCTATCACTGCCAAAATGG GTACTTCCACCTTTCAACAACTGAACAATAACTAA
- the LOC130942070 gene encoding reticulon-like protein B8 isoform X1 codes for MVFSVLSSTGRTMADKITAEKLFNTLVETMAAEKPKSVSFFEEEKSSSVSSQFNRLFGRQKPLHNLLGGGKSADVLLWRNKKISASVLTAATAIWVLFEWLNYHFLTLLCFALVLGMLAQFLWTNASGLMSRKPAKVPRFVLPEDVFVNIATAIGVEVNRGLRVLQDVACGGNLKQFLLVVFSLWAGAVIGSWCNFLTVIYIGFVAAHTLPVLYERYEDQVDNFVYKVLGEMRNHYSKLDAGLLSKIPKGKLKGKKFE; via the exons ATGGTCTTCTCTGTTCTTAGTAGCACAGGAAGAACAATGGCAGACAAGATCACAGCTGAAAAGCTTTTTAACACTCTTGTGGAAACAATGGCAGCAGAAAAGCCAAAATCTGTATCCTTCTTTGAGGAAGAGAAATCGAGCTCTGTGAGCTCCCAGTTCAATAGACTCTTTGGACGCCAGAAACCGTTGCACAATCTTTTAGGTGGCGGAAAAT CTGCCGATGTCTTGTTATGGAGGAACAAGAAGATTTCCGCAAGTGTTTTAACTGCTGCAACAGCTATATGGGTGCTTTTCGAATGGCTTAACTATCACTTCTTAACTCTTTTATGTTTTGCTTTGGTTCTTGGAATGCTTGCACAGTTTCTTTGGACAAATGCTTCTGGTTTGATGAGCAG GAAGCCGGCTAAAGTTCCTCGTTTTGTTCTCCCGGAAGATGTCTTCGTGAATATTGCAACTGCCATTGGTGTTGAGGTTAACCGTGGTTTGAGGGTTCTTCAAGATGTTGCATGTGGAGGAAACCTAAAGCAGTTTCTTCTG GTTGTATTCAGCTTGTGGGCTGGTGCTGTGATTGGAAGCTGGTGCAACTTTTTGACTGTCATCTATATCG GTTTTGTTGCTGCACATACACTCCCAGTTCTGTATGAAAGATATGAAGATCAAGTTGACAACTTTGTGTATAAGGTCCTTGGTGAGATGAGAAATCACTATAGTAAGCTTGATGCTGGTTTACTTAGCAAGATCCCAAAGGGAAAGCTCAaaggaaagaagtttgaatGA
- the LOC130940823 gene encoding oxygen-evolving enhancer protein 2, chloroplastic-like produces the protein MASTQCFLHQHALTTPTRASSQRQVVCTKPNQVVCKAQKQSHDDASVSVSRRLALTVLIGAAAVASKVSPADAAYGEAANVFGKPKTNTDFLAYAGDGFKVSIPSKWNPSKEVEYPGQILRYEDNFDSTSNLVVTVTPTDKKSITDYGSPEEFLSQVDYLLGKQAFFGETQAEGGFDANVVATANILESATPVIDGKQYYVLSVLTRTADGDEGGKHQLIRATVKDGKLYICKAQAGDKRWFKGARRFVEDSASSFSVA, from the exons ATGGCTTCAACACAATGTTTCTTGCACCAACATGCACTTACTACTCCAACAAGAGCCTCATCACAACGCCAAGTAGTGTGCACAAAGCCAAACCAGGTTGTATGCAAAGCTCagaagcaatcacatgatgatgCTTCTGTCTCAGTGTCTCGTAGGTTGGCTCTAACTGTTCTCATTGGTGCTGCTGCTGTTGCATCTAAGGTCTCTCCTGCTGATGCTGCCTATGGAGAAGCTG CCAATGTGTTTGGAAAGCCGAAGACAAACACCGACTTCCTAGCATACGCCGGAGATGGATTCAAAGTATCAATTCCTTCAAAGTGGAATCCGAGCAAAGAGGTCGAGTACCCCGGTCAGATTCTTAGATATGAGGACAACTTTGATTCAACCAGCAATTTGGTTGTCACAGTTACTCCAACTGATAAGAAATCCATCACTGATTATGGTTCCCCTGAGGAGTTCCTTTCTCAG GTTGATTACTTGCTTGGGAAGCAAGCTTTCTTTGGGGAAACTCAAGCTGAG GGTGGTTTCGACGCGAATGTTGTAGCCACGGCTAACATCTTAGAGAGTGCAACACCAGTGATTGATGGTAAACAATACTATGTTCTATCTGTCTTGACAAGGACTGCCGATGGAGACGAAGGCGGCAAGCACCAGCTGATCAGGGCAACTGTTAAAGACGGAAAACTATACATCTGCAAGGCTCAAGCCGGAGACAAGAGGTGGTTCAAGGGAGCTAGAAGATTCGTTGAGGACTCGGCGAGTTCCTTCAGTGTTGCTTAA
- the LOC130942070 gene encoding reticulon-like protein B8 isoform X2 — protein MADKITAEKLFNTLVETMAAEKPKSVSFFEEEKSSSVSSQFNRLFGRQKPLHNLLGGGKSADVLLWRNKKISASVLTAATAIWVLFEWLNYHFLTLLCFALVLGMLAQFLWTNASGLMSRKPAKVPRFVLPEDVFVNIATAIGVEVNRGLRVLQDVACGGNLKQFLLVVFSLWAGAVIGSWCNFLTVIYIGFVAAHTLPVLYERYEDQVDNFVYKVLGEMRNHYSKLDAGLLSKIPKGKLKGKKFE, from the exons ATGGCAGACAAGATCACAGCTGAAAAGCTTTTTAACACTCTTGTGGAAACAATGGCAGCAGAAAAGCCAAAATCTGTATCCTTCTTTGAGGAAGAGAAATCGAGCTCTGTGAGCTCCCAGTTCAATAGACTCTTTGGACGCCAGAAACCGTTGCACAATCTTTTAGGTGGCGGAAAAT CTGCCGATGTCTTGTTATGGAGGAACAAGAAGATTTCCGCAAGTGTTTTAACTGCTGCAACAGCTATATGGGTGCTTTTCGAATGGCTTAACTATCACTTCTTAACTCTTTTATGTTTTGCTTTGGTTCTTGGAATGCTTGCACAGTTTCTTTGGACAAATGCTTCTGGTTTGATGAGCAG GAAGCCGGCTAAAGTTCCTCGTTTTGTTCTCCCGGAAGATGTCTTCGTGAATATTGCAACTGCCATTGGTGTTGAGGTTAACCGTGGTTTGAGGGTTCTTCAAGATGTTGCATGTGGAGGAAACCTAAAGCAGTTTCTTCTG GTTGTATTCAGCTTGTGGGCTGGTGCTGTGATTGGAAGCTGGTGCAACTTTTTGACTGTCATCTATATCG GTTTTGTTGCTGCACATACACTCCCAGTTCTGTATGAAAGATATGAAGATCAAGTTGACAACTTTGTGTATAAGGTCCTTGGTGAGATGAGAAATCACTATAGTAAGCTTGATGCTGGTTTACTTAGCAAGATCCCAAAGGGAAAGCTCAaaggaaagaagtttgaatGA